The Commensalibacter nepenthis genome has a window encoding:
- a CDS encoding NADH-quinone oxidoreductase subunit D-related protein: MSESDPPLMTHTKAADLIKKHKRESKFFFRVEEDEWREVVLKLPLDRLIFLAMWCSGNDINILFLENGFRPLGVRVAFSIDRYLAISQIRPAAIIYERMIWELWGKEAMNAVDLRPWLDRGMWKHTWPLSSKHAPTSWPPEQYDYELPTDIIEQGGEFATIDPSSCHGFSPSLWRFAMMGEKIIKAESLYGYTHRSILSNLINKNVLDVLPQISRINAVDSIAHQIAFAHAIEDMAQFMPTVRVLRKRVILSELSKILAYLLYLSQLFRQLGIGIIASRCEIARELLMRWSAHYYGHRWLMDCVFPGAVRSIDEMEGEAAETLPQKVKYLCNEAHKLMHGFPGLIESLQDVGVLSTEQAIQFNIGGVIGRASGRDVDIRRYMPEYRLEWLSPRTFTSGDVYARMQLRFQEIDNALQIIETILQDVEEDVPVQDKHIIVETLYGEGIGVCEGVQGDLWYYIKVEAGIIKDIFIRDPAANQAYVLQNILQDELWENQSIIRSSFGILSTGVDL; encoded by the coding sequence ATGAGTGAATCTGATCCACCGTTAATGACGCATACCAAAGCTGCGGATTTAATTAAAAAGCACAAAAGAGAGAGTAAATTTTTTTTTCGAGTAGAAGAAGATGAATGGAGGGAAGTTGTTTTAAAACTCCCACTGGATCGTTTAATTTTCCTTGCGATGTGGTGCAGTGGTAATGATATCAATATTTTGTTTCTTGAGAATGGGTTTCGTCCTTTGGGGGTCAGGGTTGCTTTTTCAATCGATCGTTATTTAGCAATCTCTCAAATTCGCCCAGCAGCGATTATTTATGAACGTATGATTTGGGAATTATGGGGCAAAGAAGCAATGAATGCAGTTGATTTGCGTCCATGGTTAGATCGTGGAATGTGGAAACATACTTGGCCGTTATCTTCTAAACATGCCCCAACAAGTTGGCCACCAGAGCAATATGATTACGAGCTGCCGACTGATATTATTGAACAAGGTGGAGAATTTGCAACGATTGATCCTTCTTCCTGTCATGGTTTTTCACCGTCTTTGTGGCGTTTTGCAATGATGGGTGAAAAAATTATAAAAGCAGAATCTTTATATGGTTATACCCATCGTAGTATTTTATCCAATTTGATTAATAAAAATGTCTTGGATGTTTTACCGCAAATTAGTCGTATTAACGCGGTCGATAGTATCGCACATCAAATTGCATTTGCACATGCTATTGAAGATATGGCACAATTTATGCCAACAGTCAGGGTATTACGCAAACGGGTAATTTTATCAGAGCTTTCTAAAATCCTTGCATATTTGCTCTATTTATCTCAATTATTTCGTCAATTAGGTATTGGAATAATTGCATCTCGATGTGAGATTGCACGCGAATTATTAATGCGTTGGAGTGCGCATTATTATGGGCATCGGTGGTTAATGGATTGTGTATTTCCTGGTGCAGTTCGTTCGATTGATGAGATGGAGGGCGAAGCAGCAGAAACCTTGCCACAAAAAGTGAAATATTTATGCAATGAAGCGCATAAATTGATGCATGGTTTTCCAGGATTAATAGAGAGCTTGCAAGATGTTGGAGTATTAAGTACAGAACAAGCCATTCAGTTTAATATTGGCGGGGTTATCGGTCGTGCGTCTGGGCGTGATGTCGATATTCGTCGATATATGCCTGAATATCGTTTGGAATGGTTGTCGCCTCGTACTTTTACCAGTGGGGATGTTTATGCACGCATGCAATTACGTTTTCAAGAAATTGATAATGCCTTACAAATTATTGAAACCATTCTGCAAGATGTTGAAGAAGATGTTCCTGTTCAAGATAAGCACATCATTGTTGAAACATTATATGGTGAGGGAATAGGAGTATGCGAAGGTGTGCAAGGGGATTTGTGGTACTATATCAAAGTAGAGGCTGGGATTATTAAGGATATATTTATTCGTGATCCAGCTGCTAATCAAGCCTATGTATTACAAAATATTTTGCAAGATGAACTCTGGGAAAACCAATCTATTATTCGATCCTCTTTTGGGATTTTATCAACGGGTGTTGATCTATAA
- a CDS encoding TM2 domain-containing protein gives MTDNDMVYCRGCGKQIYESDSFCPHCGAAQKVISNNVNPNVTSNSNPSNINVNTNPNIAGMSQKRLAAALFAFFLGGLGIHKFYLGQVGLGILYLLFCWTGIPLIVGFIEGIIYISMSDADFTAKYGV, from the coding sequence ATGACGGATAATGATATGGTTTATTGTAGAGGTTGTGGAAAACAAATTTACGAAAGTGATTCTTTTTGCCCTCATTGCGGTGCAGCACAAAAAGTAATAAGCAATAATGTCAATCCAAATGTTACTTCAAACTCTAATCCTAGCAATATAAATGTGAATACGAATCCCAATATCGCAGGAATGTCGCAAAAAAGATTGGCAGCTGCTTTGTTTGCTTTTTTCTTGGGAGGTCTTGGTATTCATAAATTTTATTTAGGACAAGTGGGGTTGGGGATTTTGTATTTACTGTTTTGTTGGACTGGTATTCCGTTGATTGTGGGATTCATCGAAGGCATTATTTACATCAGTATGTCTGATGCTGACTTTACAGCTAAATATGGTGTATAA
- a CDS encoding DNA polymerase III subunit chi, which translates to MASVGFYHLTKTSVEQALPALLTRTMQVKEHGLVLCKDDQQIKNLTEALWRITHPVWLPHGCQTSRHQDISPEWQPIWLTVSEENLNEAAFLFIVKGQSSISLSSFKRVFDLFDGNDEHAVQQARERWRFLKQEGHELTYWKQTDKGWEQGGK; encoded by the coding sequence ATGGCCTCTGTTGGCTTTTATCATTTAACCAAGACCAGTGTGGAACAAGCATTACCTGCTTTGTTAACACGTACGATGCAGGTGAAAGAGCATGGGTTGGTGTTGTGTAAAGATGACCAACAGATTAAAAACCTAACAGAGGCTTTATGGCGTATTACGCATCCTGTGTGGCTGCCGCATGGGTGTCAAACTTCTAGACATCAAGATATTTCTCCTGAGTGGCAACCAATATGGTTAACGGTGTCCGAAGAAAATCTTAATGAAGCTGCTTTTTTATTTATTGTAAAAGGGCAGTCCTCTATTTCACTATCTTCTTTTAAACGTGTTTTTGATTTATTTGATGGTAATGACGAACACGCAGTGCAACAAGCACGAGAGCGGTGGCGGTTTTTAAAGCAAGAAGGTCATGAGCTGACCTATTGGAAGCAAACCGATAAAGGATGGGAACAAGGCGGAAAATAG
- a CDS encoding L-threonylcarbamoyladenylate synthase — protein MTFLFSDSLSDIQRAATIINHGGVVAFGTETVYGLGADATNTQAVEKIYHAKGRPSFNPLIIHFADLEHVLQFVEKTELAYELALKFWPGALTLVLNQKTNNPIKISPVATANLSTMAVRIPNTNVARQLIKFSKKPIAAPSANSSGKISPSTAQHVFQELNHKIDAIIDSGPCQVGVESTILDLSHDTPTLLRPGGIALEHLTSICGTIEISHPIETKIIAPGQLSSHYAPSLPVRLNCNHVAPDEALLAFGSPIEHTSLSKNLSITANLEEAAQNLFAYLRELDAKGQALGLKGIAVMPIPQVGLGLAICDRLTRAAAPRTISLK, from the coding sequence ATGACTTTTTTATTTTCTGATTCACTTTCTGACATTCAACGCGCAGCCACCATTATTAATCATGGTGGTGTGGTGGCATTTGGCACAGAAACTGTTTACGGATTAGGAGCCGATGCAACCAATACACAGGCTGTAGAAAAAATTTACCATGCCAAAGGTCGTCCCAGTTTTAACCCTCTGATTATTCACTTCGCTGATTTGGAGCATGTGCTTCAATTTGTTGAAAAGACTGAACTTGCTTATGAACTTGCATTAAAATTCTGGCCAGGTGCTTTGACATTGGTCTTAAACCAAAAAACAAATAATCCCATTAAAATCAGTCCTGTCGCGACTGCTAATTTATCAACCATGGCAGTGCGCATTCCAAATACAAATGTAGCAAGACAGCTCATCAAGTTTAGTAAAAAACCAATTGCAGCACCTTCTGCCAATAGCTCTGGGAAAATCAGTCCCTCTACAGCTCAACATGTATTCCAAGAGCTGAACCATAAAATTGATGCCATTATTGATTCTGGTCCATGTCAAGTCGGTGTCGAAAGCACTATTCTTGATTTAAGCCATGATACCCCAACCCTGTTACGTCCAGGGGGTATTGCGTTGGAACATTTAACTTCTATATGTGGAACAATAGAGATCAGCCATCCCATAGAAACTAAAATCATTGCGCCTGGACAGCTCAGTTCGCATTATGCGCCTTCTCTACCCGTTCGTTTAAATTGTAACCATGTTGCACCTGATGAAGCATTGCTTGCTTTTGGTTCCCCAATAGAACATACTAGCTTGTCTAAAAACTTGAGTATCACTGCTAATTTAGAAGAGGCTGCACAGAATTTGTTTGCATATTTACGTGAATTAGATGCAAAAGGACAAGCATTAGGATTAAAAGGAATTGCCGTCATGCCCATTCCCCAAGTTGGATTAGGATTGGCGATTTGTGACAGGTTAACCCGTGCTGCAGCACCCAGAACAATATCATTAAAATGA
- a CDS encoding leucyl aminopeptidase: MIPTVSFASLKKPEKGDIVLFTFENGEQSDSFRVINKALGDALTRAIAAEEYKGKLGQVCKLVAPGAEYSHVVIVGLGEQGDFSIAKARQAGGVAAKTLQHKTTALTMMTDWDFTEYSTYFALGALLSVYEFNKYCTEKNKKTDAKHLKEIQILTSDFEAAQKDWSNISAVAEGSYLTRNLVNEPANHLTPPEFAKRIKELEALGVSIEILNRAKMEELGFGALLGVAQGSDAEPQTVIMQWKGNPEDKEAPVAFLGKGVTFDSGGISIKPAGGMEDMKMDMAGAATVVGLMKTLATRKAKANVIGVVGLVENMLSGNAQRPGDIVTSASGQTIEVLNTDAEGRLVLADILWYTQDRFKPRFMINLATLTGAIVVALGYEYAGLFSNNDELSERLSTIGNDIGEKVWRMPMGPAYDKALDAQFADMQNIGGRDGGSITAAQFLQRFVNKTPWVHLDIAGTAYTGKGTDNGPKGATSFGVCLLNQLIKEHYEA; the protein is encoded by the coding sequence ATGATACCAACAGTTAGCTTTGCCAGTTTAAAGAAACCCGAAAAAGGGGATATTGTTCTTTTTACGTTTGAAAATGGTGAACAAAGTGATTCTTTTCGTGTGATAAACAAAGCGTTGGGTGATGCATTAACACGTGCGATCGCAGCAGAGGAATATAAAGGGAAGTTAGGGCAAGTTTGTAAATTGGTTGCCCCAGGTGCAGAATATAGCCATGTTGTGATTGTTGGTTTGGGCGAGCAAGGTGATTTCTCTATTGCCAAAGCGCGTCAAGCTGGCGGTGTGGCAGCAAAAACATTGCAACATAAAACCACTGCTTTAACAATGATGACCGATTGGGATTTTACTGAATATTCGACTTATTTTGCTTTGGGTGCATTATTAAGCGTGTATGAATTTAATAAATATTGCACTGAAAAAAATAAAAAGACCGATGCAAAACATTTAAAAGAAATTCAAATATTAACCTCTGATTTTGAGGCAGCGCAAAAAGATTGGAGTAATATTTCTGCGGTGGCAGAAGGATCTTATTTAACCAGAAATTTGGTGAATGAACCTGCTAATCATTTAACACCTCCTGAATTTGCTAAACGTATTAAAGAGTTAGAAGCCTTAGGTGTCTCTATTGAAATCCTAAATAGAGCGAAAATGGAAGAGCTAGGTTTTGGTGCATTATTAGGTGTGGCTCAGGGCAGTGATGCTGAACCTCAAACCGTTATTATGCAATGGAAAGGTAATCCAGAAGATAAAGAGGCTCCAGTAGCATTCTTAGGAAAAGGGGTTACTTTTGATTCTGGTGGAATTTCTATTAAGCCAGCAGGCGGTATGGAAGACATGAAGATGGATATGGCTGGAGCTGCGACAGTTGTTGGGTTAATGAAAACCTTGGCGACACGTAAAGCCAAAGCGAATGTTATTGGGGTTGTTGGTTTGGTTGAAAATATGTTGTCTGGCAACGCACAACGTCCAGGCGATATTGTCACCAGTGCTTCTGGTCAAACGATTGAAGTGTTAAATACAGATGCCGAAGGACGTTTGGTATTGGCAGATATTCTTTGGTATACTCAAGATCGTTTCAAACCTCGCTTTATGATTAATCTTGCAACATTGACTGGTGCGATTGTTGTGGCATTAGGATATGAATATGCTGGTTTATTCTCTAATAATGACGAGCTTTCAGAACGCCTATCAACCATTGGGAATGATATTGGTGAGAAAGTATGGCGTATGCCAATGGGACCAGCTTATGATAAAGCTCTTGATGCACAATTCGCAGATATGCAAAATATAGGTGGTCGTGATGGTGGTTCTATTACCGCAGCTCAATTCTTACAACGCTTTGTAAATAAAACTCCTTGGGTGCATTTGGATATTGCTGGCACAGCTTATACTGGCAAAGGAACAGATAATGGTCCCAAAGGTGCAACCTCTTTTGGTGTATGTTTGTTAAACCAATTGATTAAAGAACATTACGAAGCCTAA
- a CDS encoding CDP-alcohol phosphatidyltransferase family protein, with amino-acid sequence MVKPLSLNSKTPKSLSLRARRNLILRQKIRPRVKGISFNRIIPNLLTMLGLCAGLIGIRSAIHGDFDKAVIAIVIAACFDGLDGRIARLLRGTSRFGAELDSLADFLSFGISPCFILYMWALQDIKSGYAFVPCAMFAACMALRLARFNASLEDKDNPKYASNFFTGVPAPAGAGIVLFPVFLGLEANKLQWDFLIHIAHSEILTIIMLVTTSFLLISTIPIWSFKNFKVPTAYVLPLFLGTSIYATVLVADPWGTFAFSGLLYLCTIPLSYRSFRLLRADAEALHKEASEEDEEDSTQTADEAPTPPITPP; translated from the coding sequence GTGGTGAAACCATTGTCTCTAAATTCTAAAACACCCAAATCATTATCTCTACGTGCGCGACGTAATTTAATATTACGTCAAAAAATACGCCCCAGAGTCAAAGGAATATCCTTTAACCGTATCATTCCTAACCTTTTGACAATGCTGGGATTATGCGCAGGTCTAATTGGTATCCGCAGTGCGATTCATGGCGATTTTGACAAAGCGGTCATTGCTATTGTAATCGCTGCTTGCTTTGATGGTTTAGATGGGCGTATCGCGCGTTTATTACGAGGAACCAGTCGCTTTGGTGCAGAGCTGGACAGTTTAGCTGACTTTTTATCTTTTGGTATCTCGCCTTGCTTTATTTTATATATGTGGGCATTACAAGATATAAAAAGTGGTTATGCTTTTGTCCCTTGTGCAATGTTTGCCGCTTGTATGGCATTAAGACTGGCTCGTTTCAATGCATCCTTGGAAGACAAAGACAATCCAAAATATGCCAGTAATTTTTTCACAGGTGTCCCTGCACCTGCGGGTGCTGGAATTGTTTTATTCCCTGTATTCCTCGGGCTTGAGGCAAATAAGCTGCAATGGGATTTTTTGATTCATATTGCACATTCTGAAATCTTAACCATTATTATGCTGGTCACCACTTCTTTCTTATTGATTTCGACCATTCCTATTTGGTCATTTAAGAATTTCAAAGTTCCCACAGCCTATGTCTTACCATTATTCTTGGGAACATCAATTTATGCAACCGTATTGGTTGCAGACCCGTGGGGTACTTTTGCATTTAGTGGCTTACTCTATTTATGCACTATCCCTTTGAGCTATCGGAGTTTTCGTCTATTAAGGGCGGATGCCGAGGCTCTTCATAAAGAGGCGAGTGAGGAGGACGAGGAAGATTCGACTCAGACTGCGGACGAAGCCCCAACACCCCCAATAACCCCACCATAA
- the cysQ gene encoding 3'(2'),5'-bisphosphate nucleotidase CysQ — protein MHPFSDQQLMELAIDLAKQATILINEIREKGLIISTKSDLSPVTQADQASETLILQGLRKAVPSIPIIAEEEASEGIHTHIGSEFWLVDPLDGTKGFIRGSKNFTINIGLVRNHKPVLGVVALPAYQEIFCGIVGKGAWRIDKNGKTPIHVSTIPTNGFRIITSHNHVNDPQLSKALQGFPTCSINAMGSAAKILRIAEGKADLHFRFNSIMEWDTAAPQAILEAAGGYLRDFDNRPLQYGKEGSRIPPFFCSGTLINNYLSNLSD, from the coding sequence ATGCACCCTTTTTCTGACCAACAATTAATGGAATTGGCAATTGACTTGGCAAAACAAGCCACAATTCTTATCAATGAAATCCGTGAAAAAGGGTTAATTATTTCCACAAAATCAGACCTCAGCCCAGTAACGCAAGCAGATCAAGCTTCGGAAACACTTATTTTACAGGGCTTACGCAAGGCTGTTCCCTCTATCCCCATTATTGCCGAAGAAGAAGCATCCGAAGGTATTCACACGCATATTGGCTCTGAATTTTGGCTGGTTGACCCTTTGGATGGCACCAAAGGCTTTATCCGAGGCAGCAAGAATTTTACCATTAATATTGGTCTTGTTCGTAATCATAAACCTGTCTTGGGTGTGGTTGCTCTGCCCGCTTATCAAGAGATTTTTTGTGGTATTGTTGGTAAAGGAGCTTGGCGAATAGATAAAAATGGAAAAACACCTATACATGTCAGCACTATTCCTACGAATGGTTTTCGTATTATTACCTCGCATAATCACGTAAATGACCCTCAACTAAGCAAAGCATTGCAAGGATTTCCAACCTGTTCGATCAACGCAATGGGGTCTGCTGCAAAAATTCTACGCATTGCCGAGGGAAAAGCCGATTTGCATTTTCGCTTTAATTCTATTATGGAATGGGACACGGCTGCACCTCAAGCAATCCTTGAAGCGGCTGGCGGATATTTACGAGATTTTGATAACCGACCTTTACAATATGGCAAAGAGGGATCACGTATTCCCCCTTTCTTTTGTTCTGGTACATTGATTAATAATTATTTAAGTAATTTGAGTGATTAA